A part of Thermocrinis albus DSM 14484 genomic DNA contains:
- a CDS encoding cold-shock protein: MVVRGTVKWFSKEKGYGFITRDDNQGDVFVHFSAIQQRGFKTLEQGQKVEFEIEEDSKGPRAKNVRVIG, from the coding sequence ATGGTAGTAAGAGGCACCGTTAAGTGGTTCAGCAAGGAAAAGGGTTATGGCTTCATAACCCGCGATGACAATCAAGGTGACGTTTTTGTACATTTCAGTGCTATTCAGCAAAGGGGTTTTAAGACTCTGGAACAGGGTCAGAAGGTGGAGTTTGAGATAGAGGAGGACTCTAAGGGACCCAGAGCCAAGAACGTAAGGGTCATAGGCTGA
- the sucC gene encoding ADP-forming succinate--CoA ligase subunit beta, translating into MKLHEHQAKEIFGRYGLPVPKGGVAFSVEEAQRVAEELGSFPLVVKAQVHCGGRGKAGGVKLVHSMEELTQAVESMLGKVLKTFQCPEGKPVSRVWIEKATPIKKEYYFSITLDRSAAKPVIMASAEGGMEIEEVAKEKPDAILMLHVDPALGLMPSQARKIAFRLGLPVDRFVPLALNLYKLYMDLDASLVEVNPLVLTEEGDLVILDAKVDVDDNALMRHRDIQEMEDLTQLDPLEVEAKKYGLNYIKLDGNIGCMVNGAGLAMTTMDIIKLAGGNPANFLDVGGGASVEQIANAFRILMADPNVKAVFINIFGGILRCDRLASGLIEAAKMVDISVPVVVRMEGTNVEEGKRMLAESGLRFVTAEDMWDGARKAVELAS; encoded by the coding sequence ATGAAGCTTCACGAACACCAGGCTAAAGAGATTTTCGGTAGATATGGCCTTCCCGTTCCCAAAGGTGGTGTTGCTTTTAGCGTAGAAGAAGCCCAAAGAGTAGCTGAAGAGCTGGGTTCCTTCCCCCTAGTGGTAAAGGCTCAGGTCCACTGCGGTGGTAGAGGTAAGGCTGGTGGTGTAAAGCTGGTGCACAGTATGGAGGAGCTAACGCAGGCTGTTGAGAGTATGCTAGGAAAGGTTCTCAAAACCTTCCAATGTCCGGAGGGTAAACCTGTAAGCAGAGTGTGGATAGAAAAGGCCACCCCCATAAAGAAAGAGTACTACTTTTCCATAACTCTTGACAGATCAGCGGCCAAACCTGTAATAATGGCCTCTGCAGAAGGTGGTATGGAGATAGAGGAGGTGGCAAAGGAGAAACCTGACGCTATCCTGATGCTACACGTAGATCCAGCCTTAGGTCTCATGCCATCTCAGGCAAGGAAGATAGCCTTCCGGCTAGGTCTTCCAGTAGACAGGTTTGTTCCCTTGGCCCTCAACCTTTACAAGCTTTACATGGATTTAGATGCCTCTCTTGTAGAGGTAAACCCCCTTGTTCTGACAGAGGAAGGAGACCTCGTGATTTTGGATGCTAAGGTAGATGTGGATGACAACGCTCTCATGAGGCACAGGGACATACAAGAGATGGAGGACCTAACCCAGCTGGATCCTTTAGAGGTGGAGGCTAAGAAGTACGGTCTTAACTACATAAAGCTGGATGGTAACATAGGATGTATGGTGAACGGTGCAGGGCTGGCTATGACCACCATGGACATCATAAAACTGGCAGGTGGAAATCCGGCCAACTTCTTAGACGTAGGGGGTGGTGCCAGTGTGGAACAGATAGCGAACGCCTTCCGCATCCTTATGGCAGATCCCAACGTAAAGGCTGTGTTCATCAACATCTTTGGTGGTATACTGAGGTGCGATAGGTTAGCCAGTGGTCTCATAGAGGCTGCTAAGATGGTGGACATTAGTGTACCGGTAGTGGTGAGAATGGAGGGCACCAACGTGGAGGAAGGCAAGAGAATGTTGGCGGAATCCGGTCTGAGGTTTGTGACGGCAGAAGACATGTGGGATGGTGCCAGAAAGGCTGTGGAACTAGCTTCCTAA
- the rfbD gene encoding dTDP-4-dehydrorhamnose reductase, with protein sequence MRVLLLGKRGQLGRAFVKKLSSEGYQLVALGREECDVTSMSSVKRWLDEVKPHVVINCTAYNYVDKAEEDYATAFAVNAFAVKVLGELCVAKGVKLIHYSTDYVFDGTKGAPYVEDDKPSPLSLYGKSKYTGELLLQELEGDFLIFRVSWVYGEGKQNFLYKLLNWVKTQDILKISADEVSVPTSTKTIVDVTLKALKKDLRGLYHLTNSGYASRYEYAKKVLRLLKIEKTVLPVPMSVFSLPAKRPSFSAMSNARISKELQIDIPHWEEELEMFLPLLLPELLGS encoded by the coding sequence ATGAGAGTACTCCTCTTAGGTAAGAGGGGTCAACTGGGAAGAGCTTTTGTAAAAAAACTATCTTCAGAAGGTTACCAGTTGGTGGCACTGGGGAGGGAGGAGTGTGACGTTACCAGTATGAGTTCTGTAAAGAGGTGGCTTGATGAGGTTAAACCTCACGTAGTTATAAACTGTACAGCTTACAACTATGTGGACAAAGCAGAAGAAGATTACGCAACCGCTTTTGCTGTCAATGCCTTTGCGGTAAAGGTGCTGGGAGAGCTATGTGTGGCGAAAGGTGTGAAACTCATCCACTACTCTACCGATTACGTTTTTGACGGCACCAAGGGAGCTCCTTACGTAGAAGACGATAAACCCTCTCCCCTCTCCCTCTACGGAAAAAGTAAATACACCGGTGAGCTTTTGCTCCAAGAGCTTGAAGGTGATTTCCTGATATTTCGGGTAAGTTGGGTTTACGGTGAGGGTAAACAGAACTTTCTCTACAAGCTCCTCAACTGGGTAAAAACACAGGATATCTTGAAGATATCGGCTGACGAGGTATCGGTGCCAACCTCCACCAAGACCATAGTGGATGTTACCCTCAAGGCTCTTAAAAAAGACCTCCGGGGCTTATATCACCTTACCAACAGCGGATATGCCTCCCGTTACGAATACGCTAAAAAGGTACTCCGACTACTTAAGATAGAAAAAACCGTCCTACCTGTCCCCATGAGTGTTTTCTCTCTACCAGCCAAGAGGCCATCTTTCTCTGCTATGAGTAATGCCAGGATCTCTAAAGAACTACAGATAGACATACCTCATTGGGAGGAGGAACTGGAGATGTTCCTCCCCCTCTTACTTCCCGAACTGTTAGGAAGCTAG
- the rfbB gene encoding dTDP-glucose 4,6-dehydratase, with protein MKLLITGGAGFIGSEFTRQAVKEGYQCVVVDKLTYAGDIRRLEEVLEKITFYRCDINNREFLEYIFSKEKPDVVVHWAAESHVDRSISDPSPFFTTNVLGTLNLLDTAKKYGVKSFINISTDEVYGELGDEGSFKEDSCLKPNSPYSVSKASADMLGRAYFRTYGLPVITVRPSNNYGPWQYPEKLIPVVIVKAIKNEPIPIYGRGLNVREWLYVSDCAEAVLEIIKKGEPGEIYNVGSGEERRNIEVAKLILSILGKPEDLISFVQDRPGHDYRYSLDVSGTWEKLGWKAKTKLEEGIRRTVEWYLDHIDWALEKVT; from the coding sequence ATGAAACTGCTGATAACAGGAGGTGCGGGTTTCATAGGCAGCGAATTTACCCGTCAAGCGGTGAAAGAAGGTTACCAGTGCGTAGTGGTAGATAAGCTCACTTACGCAGGCGATATAAGGAGACTGGAGGAGGTTTTGGAGAAGATTACCTTCTACAGGTGTGATATCAACAACAGGGAGTTTTTGGAGTACATATTCAGTAAAGAAAAGCCGGACGTGGTGGTTCACTGGGCAGCAGAAAGCCATGTAGACAGAAGTATCTCGGATCCCTCTCCCTTTTTCACCACCAACGTTTTGGGTACGCTGAACCTTCTGGATACAGCAAAGAAATACGGCGTTAAAAGTTTTATCAACATATCCACCGACGAAGTTTACGGTGAGCTGGGTGATGAAGGTTCTTTTAAGGAAGATTCATGCCTCAAACCCAACTCGCCTTACTCTGTTTCTAAAGCCAGTGCCGATATGCTAGGTAGGGCTTACTTTAGAACCTACGGGCTTCCTGTTATAACAGTGAGACCTTCCAACAACTACGGACCGTGGCAGTATCCGGAAAAGCTCATACCTGTGGTGATAGTGAAAGCCATCAAGAACGAGCCTATACCCATCTATGGGCGTGGACTCAACGTGAGGGAATGGCTTTACGTAAGTGACTGTGCGGAGGCTGTCCTTGAGATCATCAAGAAGGGTGAACCTGGAGAAATCTACAACGTAGGTAGTGGAGAGGAAAGAAGAAACATAGAAGTGGCCAAGTTGATACTCAGTATCCTTGGAAAACCTGAGGATCTTATCAGCTTTGTGCAGGACAGACCGGGGCATGATTACAGATACTCCCTCGATGTTTCCGGAACATGGGAGAAGCTCGGCTGGAAGGCTAAAACCAAGTTGGAAGAAGGCATAAGACGTACGGTAGAGTGGTACTTAGATCACATAGACTGGGCTCTGGAAAAGGTAACATGA